From Candidatus Sphingomonas colombiensis, one genomic window encodes:
- a CDS encoding EF-hand domain-containing protein, protein MFRFSILTATLLLGACATDRPPPPHHGGPPRHGPQGEEQAHYLFISPMGEPFRVEHPEKAWFAGADTNHDGRIDRAEFRADAMRFFHVLDRNGDGEIAPDEIEFYETEMVPEIRVRDAAGPTHSAAPSGGHGGGGHGGGRGGGGRGGGGFGGGGRGGGGGDSSGQSSGSSSQAAREQLQGAARWSYIALPEPVTAADTNFNRGVDANEFMQAADQRFALLDRNGDGFLTPGELPAINTRVRGGFGGGRRGGHHGGSFHRPPPQADGQDDRGSPQD, encoded by the coding sequence GTGTTCCGATTTTCCATCCTGACCGCTACTTTGCTGCTCGGCGCATGCGCGACCGACCGCCCACCCCCACCGCATCACGGCGGGCCGCCCCGTCACGGCCCACAGGGCGAGGAACAGGCGCACTATCTGTTCATCAGCCCGATGGGCGAGCCGTTCCGCGTCGAGCATCCCGAAAAGGCGTGGTTCGCCGGGGCGGATACCAATCATGACGGCCGGATCGACCGCGCGGAATTCCGCGCCGACGCGATGCGCTTTTTCCATGTGCTCGATCGCAACGGCGATGGCGAGATCGCGCCCGATGAAATCGAATTCTACGAAACCGAGATGGTGCCCGAAATTCGCGTGCGCGATGCGGCGGGCCCCACGCACAGTGCCGCGCCATCGGGCGGGCACGGCGGCGGCGGCCATGGCGGCGGACGCGGCGGGGGAGGCCGTGGCGGCGGCGGATTTGGCGGCGGCGGACGAGGCGGCGGCGGCGGCGATAGTAGCGGGCAAAGCTCTGGCTCTTCATCGCAGGCCGCGCGCGAGCAGCTACAGGGCGCCGCCCGCTGGAGCTATATCGCGCTACCCGAGCCGGTGACGGCCGCCGACACCAATTTCAATCGCGGCGTCGACGCCAATGAATTCATGCAAGCCGCCGATCAGCGTTTCGCGTTGCTCGATCGCAATGGCGACGGCTTTCTAACGCCGGGCGAGCTGCCGGCGATCAACACGCGCGTTCGGGGCGGTTTCGGCGGCGGCAGGCGCGGTGGACACCACGGCGGCTCCTTCCATCGCCCCCCGCCGCAAGCTGACGGGCAAGATGATCGCGGATCGCCACAAGATTGA
- a CDS encoding quinone-dependent dihydroorotate dehydrogenase, with product MPTAYDLIRPAIFQLDPENAHRLTIAALRLMPRIAAPGVDEALAVEVAGLRFPNPLGMAAGFDKDAEVADALLALGFGFAEVGTITPLPQPGNPRPRLFRLTEDRAVINRFGFNSKGGEAAAKRLAARAGRPGIVGVNIGANKDAADRIADYVTMARLMAPYASYLTLNISSPNTPGLRALQDVGALHDLLDRVLAAIADTPVPVFLKVAPDLQPADVDAIARAALDRRLGALMVSNTTITRPPLRSTHAGEGGGLSGEPLRLLALERLRDFRTATGGKLPLVAIGGIATADHAWESIRAGASLVQLYSAMVYEGPGIARRIVRGLAERVRREGLRSIGEVVGV from the coding sequence GTGCCGACCGCTTACGACCTGATCCGCCCCGCCATTTTCCAGCTCGATCCCGAAAACGCGCACCGGCTGACGATCGCGGCGCTGCGCCTGATGCCGCGCATCGCCGCGCCGGGGGTGGACGAGGCGCTGGCGGTGGAGGTCGCCGGACTGCGCTTTCCCAATCCGCTCGGCATGGCGGCGGGGTTCGACAAGGATGCGGAAGTGGCGGACGCGCTGCTCGCGCTCGGCTTCGGCTTTGCTGAGGTGGGGACGATCACGCCGTTGCCGCAACCAGGCAACCCGCGCCCGCGCCTGTTCCGGCTGACCGAGGATCGCGCGGTGATCAACCGCTTCGGCTTCAACAGCAAGGGCGGAGAGGCGGCGGCGAAGCGGCTCGCGGCGCGCGCGGGGCGGCCGGGGATCGTTGGCGTCAATATCGGCGCGAACAAGGATGCCGCCGATCGCATCGCCGATTATGTGACGATGGCGCGGTTGATGGCGCCTTATGCGAGCTATCTCACGCTCAACATCTCCAGCCCGAACACGCCGGGGTTGCGCGCGTTGCAGGATGTCGGGGCGCTCCATGATCTGCTCGATCGCGTGCTGGCGGCGATCGCGGATACGCCCGTCCCGGTGTTCCTGAAGGTCGCGCCCGATCTCCAGCCGGCCGATGTGGACGCGATCGCGCGCGCCGCACTCGACCGGCGGCTAGGCGCGCTGATGGTGAGCAACACGACGATTACCCGGCCGCCGCTCCGCTCGACGCATGCGGGGGAGGGGGGCGGCCTGTCCGGTGAGCCGTTGCGGCTGCTGGCGCTGGAGCGGCTGCGCGACTTCCGCACGGCGACGGGCGGCAAGTTGCCGCTGGTGGCGATCGGCGGCATCGCCACCGCCGACCATGCGTGGGAGAGCATCCGCGCGGGGGCGAGCCTCGTCCAGCTCTATAGTGCGATGGTGTATGAAGGGCCGGGCATTGCGCGCCGCATCGTGCGCGGGCTGGCGGAACGCGTGCGGCGCGAGGGGCTGCGGTCGATTGGGGAAGTGGTGGGGGTGTAG
- a CDS encoding CaiB/BaiF CoA-transferase family protein, which translates to MKPLEGIRVVELARILAGPWCGQLLADLGAEVTKVERPGPGDDTRHWGPPFLHDADGNSLDAAYYHSTNRGKTSVAIDIATPEGQAAVKRLIADADVVIENYKVGGLVKYGLDAATLRAANPKLIVCSITGFGQTGPYAHRAGYDFIIQGMGGIMSLTGEPDGAPQKTGLAYADIFTGVYSAVAILAALRRRDMSGEGAHIDMALLDTQVAVLANQALNWMASGKVPHRMGNGHANLTPYQAFACADGELIIAVGNDSQFAKLCAVLNLPLADDPRFATNPARLANRDALIPILTRTILDWHKAELADALEAAGVPAGPINNVDEVFADPQVIARGMRLSLDGLPGVAGPIVIDGERMVGTKGSPRRPG; encoded by the coding sequence ATGAAGCCGCTGGAAGGTATTCGCGTTGTGGAACTCGCGCGGATTCTCGCCGGCCCGTGGTGCGGACAGTTGCTCGCCGATCTCGGTGCGGAGGTGACGAAGGTCGAGCGCCCCGGCCCCGGCGACGACACTCGCCACTGGGGGCCACCGTTCCTTCATGACGCCGACGGCAATTCGCTCGACGCGGCTTATTACCATTCCACCAATCGCGGGAAGACCAGCGTCGCGATCGATATCGCCACCCCGGAAGGGCAAGCGGCGGTGAAGCGGCTGATCGCCGATGCCGATGTGGTGATCGAGAATTACAAGGTCGGCGGCCTCGTCAAATACGGTCTCGACGCGGCCACTTTGCGCGCCGCCAATCCGAAGCTGATCGTCTGCTCGATCACCGGCTTCGGGCAGACCGGGCCTTATGCCCATCGCGCGGGATATGACTTCATCATTCAGGGCATGGGCGGCATCATGTCGCTGACGGGCGAGCCGGACGGCGCGCCGCAAAAGACCGGCCTCGCCTATGCGGACATCTTCACCGGCGTCTATTCGGCGGTCGCCATCCTCGCCGCGTTGCGCCGCCGCGACATGAGCGGCGAAGGCGCGCATATCGACATGGCGCTGCTCGACACGCAGGTGGCGGTGCTGGCCAATCAGGCGCTCAACTGGATGGCGAGCGGCAAGGTGCCGCACCGCATGGGCAACGGCCACGCCAACCTCACCCCCTATCAGGCGTTCGCCTGCGCCGATGGCGAGCTGATCATCGCGGTGGGCAATGATTCGCAGTTCGCGAAGCTCTGCGCGGTGCTGAACCTCCCGCTGGCGGACGATCCGCGCTTCGCCACCAACCCCGCGCGGCTGGCGAACCGCGATGCGCTGATCCCGATCCTGACCCGCACCATCCTCGACTGGCACAAGGCGGAGCTAGCCGATGCGCTTGAAGCGGCCGGCGTACCGGCGGGACCGATCAACAATGTCGACGAAGTATTCGCCGACCCACAGGTGATCGCGCGCGGGATGCGATTGTCGCTCGATGGCCTGCCCGGCGTGGCCGGGCCGATCGTTATCGACGGGGAGCGAATGGTGGGGACCAAGGGCTCGCCGAGGCGCCCCGGGTAA
- a CDS encoding DUF4163 domain-containing protein: MRIAMGLALTVSVATGALAQSGGAAQDYKFLYGYPPAAARIPALRTWLEADSTKLRAATARDAAEARRQARKSGFPYRKYETQKTWQLVTNTQRFISLSGKFYSYTGGAHGNSGSLGMLWDKATGRRLEPKQVFTSIAALHAAVTAPFCAALNSERTSRRGAAPSGDGTFDKCPNVDELTLLLGSSNGSRINRIGLIADPYVAGPYAEGSYEVTLPVTPVLLNAVKPAYRAAFEIGR, translated from the coding sequence ATGCGGATTGCGATGGGATTGGCGCTTACGGTGAGCGTGGCGACGGGCGCGCTGGCGCAATCCGGCGGCGCGGCGCAGGATTACAAATTTCTCTACGGCTACCCACCGGCGGCGGCGCGGATCCCGGCACTGCGCACCTGGCTGGAGGCGGATAGTACGAAGCTGCGTGCCGCCACGGCGCGCGACGCGGCGGAAGCGCGGCGGCAAGCGCGCAAGAGCGGCTTCCCCTATCGCAAATATGAGACGCAGAAGACCTGGCAGCTGGTGACGAACACGCAGCGCTTCATAAGCCTGTCGGGCAAATTCTATAGCTATACCGGCGGCGCGCACGGCAATTCCGGATCGCTGGGGATGTTGTGGGACAAAGCGACTGGTCGCCGGTTGGAGCCGAAGCAGGTGTTCACTTCGATCGCCGCATTGCACGCCGCCGTGACGGCGCCATTCTGTGCGGCGCTGAATAGCGAGCGGACCAGCAGACGCGGCGCGGCGCCGTCGGGCGATGGGACGTTCGACAAATGCCCGAATGTCGATGAACTCACCTTGCTGCTGGGTTCGTCGAATGGCAGCCGGATCAATCGCATCGGGCTGATTGCCGATCCCTATGTCGCCGGGCCCTATGCCGAGGGCAGTTATGAGGTGACGCTGCCGGTGACGCCGGTGCTGCTCAATGCAGTGAAACCGGCATATCGCGCGGCATTCGAGATCGGGCGATAA
- the nusG gene encoding transcription termination/antitermination protein NusG: MARWYIIHAYSGFEGKVRDTILTEAARLGLEQLVEQIEVPTETVTEARRGKKVAVERKFMPGYVLAKLSMNDDVYHLVKNTPRVTGFLGSSGKPQAISDAEAARMLNSKDEAAAAPKHSVKIDYEIGDSVKVLDGPFASFNGTVEELDFDKSKVKVSVSIFGRATPVELDFEQVERSK; the protein is encoded by the coding sequence ATGGCGCGCTGGTACATCATCCACGCTTATTCCGGTTTCGAGGGCAAGGTCCGCGATACGATCCTGACCGAGGCCGCGCGCCTCGGCCTCGAGCAGCTCGTGGAGCAGATCGAGGTGCCGACCGAAACCGTGACCGAGGCGCGTCGCGGCAAGAAGGTGGCGGTCGAGCGCAAGTTCATGCCCGGCTACGTGCTGGCCAAGCTCAGCATGAACGACGACGTCTATCACCTGGTGAAGAACACGCCACGCGTGACCGGCTTCCTCGGTTCGTCGGGCAAGCCGCAGGCGATCAGTGACGCAGAAGCCGCGCGGATGCTCAATTCGAAGGACGAGGCCGCCGCCGCACCGAAGCATTCGGTGAAGATCGATTACGAGATCGGCGATTCGGTGAAGGTGCTCGACGGCCCGTTCGCGAGCTTCAACGGCACCGTCGAAGAGCTCGATTTCGACAAGTCGAAGGTCAAGGTCTCCGTGTCGATCTTCGGCCGCGCCACCCCGGTCGAGCTGGATTTCGAACAGGTCGAACGCAGCAAGTAA
- the secE gene encoding preprotein translocase subunit SecE — MAKTSPIEFIRQVQAETRKVVWPTRRETIMTAVMVLIMTTLLALFFLGVDTLFDQLVKGLLSLAK; from the coding sequence GTGGCGAAGACGTCCCCGATCGAATTCATCCGTCAGGTTCAGGCCGAGACGCGCAAGGTTGTCTGGCCGACACGGCGCGAAACGATCATGACCGCGGTAATGGTCCTGATCATGACGACGCTCCTCGCGCTGTTCTTCCTGGGCGTCGATACGCTTTTCGATCAGCTCGTGAAGGGCCTGTTGAGCCTCGCGAAGTAA
- a CDS encoding sulfotransferase, which produces MATLAANSYPPPLLDAALALHDGQLHIAEPLLKQYLKRDPFDARAIRMLAELAGRIGRNRDAENLLRRALELAPAFTAARANLALVLYRQNRAPEALAELDELLATEPDHVGHANLKAAALGRLGGFEEAIALYEGVLAAAPQQPKVWMSYGHMLKTVGRQADGVAAYRRAIALQPTLGEAWWSLANLKTVRFDDADIAAMEAGRGTQGLAEDDALHLDFALGKALEDRGQADRAFAHYAAGNAARRGQLGYDASVIAGRVDASIELLTPAFFAERAGWGCPAPDPIFILGMPRAGSTLIEQILSSHSAVEGTTELPDLPAMVRRVADYPHGLASLTRKEAAELGEEYLRRAAVQRRTGRPFFIDKLPNNWLHVPLIRLILPNARIIDARRDPRACCFSNFKQHFARGQSFSYALDDMGRYYRDYVRLMAHLDAVQPGQVHRVIHEHLVEAPEAGIRGLLDQLDLPFETACLSFHETERAVRTASSEQVRQPMFRGGDTAWQPFAAHLASLYAALGDVIARYPEAPAFS; this is translated from the coding sequence ATGGCGACCCTCGCAGCCAATTCCTATCCGCCGCCCCTGCTCGATGCCGCGCTGGCGCTGCACGACGGGCAGCTTCACATCGCGGAGCCGCTGCTCAAGCAATATCTGAAGCGCGATCCGTTCGATGCGCGGGCGATCCGCATGTTGGCGGAGCTGGCGGGGCGGATCGGGCGCAATCGCGATGCGGAGAATCTGCTGCGCCGCGCGCTGGAGCTGGCGCCGGCATTTACCGCGGCGCGCGCCAATCTGGCGTTGGTGCTCTATCGCCAGAATCGCGCGCCTGAGGCGCTGGCGGAACTCGACGAGCTGCTCGCGACCGAGCCGGATCATGTCGGCCATGCCAATCTGAAGGCGGCGGCGCTGGGGCGGCTCGGCGGGTTCGAGGAAGCGATCGCGCTGTACGAAGGCGTGTTGGCCGCTGCGCCACAGCAGCCAAAAGTCTGGATGAGCTACGGCCATATGCTCAAGACGGTCGGGCGGCAGGCGGATGGCGTCGCCGCCTATCGTCGTGCGATCGCGCTTCAGCCAACGCTTGGCGAGGCGTGGTGGAGCCTCGCCAACCTGAAGACGGTGCGGTTCGACGATGCGGATATCGCCGCGATGGAGGCGGGGAGGGGCACGCAGGGTCTTGCGGAGGACGACGCCCTCCACCTCGATTTCGCGCTGGGCAAGGCGCTGGAGGATCGCGGGCAGGCGGATCGGGCGTTCGCGCATTACGCGGCCGGCAATGCCGCGCGGCGCGGGCAATTGGGCTATGACGCCTCGGTGATCGCGGGGCGGGTGGATGCCTCGATCGAATTGCTGACGCCGGCCTTTTTCGCTGAACGCGCCGGCTGGGGCTGCCCGGCGCCGGACCCGATCTTCATCCTGGGCATGCCGCGCGCGGGATCGACCCTGATCGAGCAGATATTGTCGAGCCACAGCGCCGTGGAGGGGACGACCGAGCTTCCCGATCTTCCCGCGATGGTGCGGCGCGTGGCGGATTATCCGCATGGGCTTGCCAGCCTTACGCGCAAAGAGGCAGCCGAACTTGGCGAGGAATATCTGCGCCGGGCGGCGGTGCAGCGGCGCACCGGGCGACCGTTTTTCATCGACAAGCTGCCGAACAACTGGCTCCACGTGCCGCTGATTCGGCTGATCCTGCCCAACGCGCGGATCATCGATGCGAGGCGCGATCCGCGTGCGTGCTGCTTCTCCAATTTCAAGCAGCATTTCGCGCGGGGCCAGTCGTTCAGCTACGCGCTAGACGACATGGGGCGCTATTATCGCGACTACGTGCGGTTGATGGCCCATCTCGATGCGGTGCAGCCGGGGCAGGTCCATCGCGTGATCCATGAGCACCTGGTCGAGGCGCCGGAAGCGGGGATTCGCGGCCTGCTCGATCAACTTGATCTGCCGTTCGAGACGGCCTGTCTGTCGTTCCACGAGACTGAGCGCGCCGTCCGCACCGCCAGCTCTGAGCAGGTGCGCCAGCCGATGTTCCGTGGCGGTGATACCGCGTGGCAACCCTTCGCCGCGCATCTCGCGTCGCTCTATGCCGCGTTGGGCGACGTGATCGCCCGCTATCCCGAAGCGCCCGCCTTTTCATGA
- a CDS encoding divalent metal cation transporter, with translation MSEAPALEVGKSRWSEILHHPLGQLGPGLITGVADDDPSGIATYAQAGAQYGFDMLWTMPVAYPLMSAVQVMCARLGRVTGKGLSANIKTAFSPRLLRVLVALLLIANMLNIAADVAAMGEAAELVTGIGRRWMTVAFVIATLGLQVFVPYHRYVKFLKWLTISLLAYAAVLFTVHVPWGEVLAHTIWPRFRLDSDAATMVVAVFGTTISPYLFFWQASEEVEDLRGAPGLIDAPADASAELSRISWDTWSGMAYSDLTAFFIALATAVTLHAGGVTTIETAAQAASALRPIAGDFAFLLFALGILGVGMIGVPVLAGSAAYAAAEAMGWKNGLERKATDARGFYAVIAVCVLAALVIQFSPINPMRALFWSAVINGVVAVPLMIVLLLLVSRKSVMGAFVAPRAIRWLGWGATLLMGAASIMMIGAMF, from the coding sequence ATGAGCGAAGCGCCGGCACTCGAGGTCGGCAAATCGCGATGGAGCGAGATACTCCACCATCCGCTCGGTCAGCTCGGGCCGGGGCTGATCACTGGGGTGGCGGACGACGATCCGAGCGGAATCGCGACCTATGCCCAGGCCGGCGCGCAATATGGCTTCGACATGTTGTGGACAATGCCGGTCGCCTATCCGCTGATGTCGGCGGTGCAGGTGATGTGCGCCCGGCTCGGGCGCGTGACGGGCAAGGGGCTTTCGGCCAATATCAAGACGGCCTTTTCCCCGCGCTTGCTGCGCGTGCTGGTCGCACTGCTGCTGATCGCCAATATGCTCAACATCGCGGCGGACGTCGCCGCGATGGGCGAGGCGGCGGAGCTGGTGACGGGGATCGGGCGGCGCTGGATGACGGTGGCGTTCGTGATCGCGACGCTCGGGCTGCAGGTGTTCGTCCCCTATCATCGCTACGTCAAATTTCTGAAATGGCTGACGATTTCACTTCTCGCCTATGCGGCGGTGCTGTTCACGGTGCATGTGCCATGGGGTGAAGTGCTGGCGCATACGATATGGCCACGGTTTCGGCTGGACAGCGATGCGGCGACGATGGTCGTCGCCGTATTCGGGACGACGATCAGCCCATATCTGTTCTTCTGGCAGGCATCCGAGGAGGTGGAGGATCTGCGCGGCGCGCCGGGCCTGATCGACGCCCCGGCGGACGCATCGGCCGAATTGTCGCGCATCTCCTGGGATACGTGGAGCGGGATGGCTTATTCCGATCTCACCGCCTTTTTCATCGCGCTGGCGACGGCCGTGACGCTCCATGCCGGCGGGGTCACCACCATCGAAACCGCGGCACAGGCGGCGAGCGCGCTCCGGCCGATCGCCGGCGATTTCGCCTTTCTGCTGTTCGCGCTGGGCATCCTGGGGGTGGGGATGATCGGGGTGCCGGTGCTGGCGGGATCGGCCGCTTATGCAGCGGCGGAGGCAATGGGCTGGAAGAACGGGCTGGAGCGCAAGGCAACTGATGCGCGGGGCTTTTATGCGGTGATCGCGGTGTGTGTGCTCGCCGCGCTGGTGATCCAGTTTTCACCGATCAACCCAATGCGGGCGCTGTTCTGGAGCGCGGTGATCAACGGCGTCGTCGCGGTGCCGCTGATGATCGTGCTGCTGCTGCTCGTATCGCGGAAAAGCGTGATGGGGGCGTTTGTCGCGCCGCGCGCGATTCGCTGGCTCGGCTGGGGCGCCACGCTGTTGATGGGGGCGGCGTCGATAATGATGATCGGCGCGATGTTCTGA
- a CDS encoding TonB-dependent receptor, producing MIIRGAWVASFKNRTLVMLLASAALSSPALAQTTDQPATRASNDAMSDIIVTAQKRDENIQTVPISIQALSTRKLDQLNISNFNEYTQLLPSVAFQTSQPGVTTVYMRGVASGGDGNHSGSLPSVGSYLDEQPVTTIGGTLDIHIYDVARIESLSGPQGTLYGASSEAGTIRIITNKPDTAGFYGRIDGELNTVHKGGVGGKLEGMINTPFSENVALRVVGFYQKDAGYIDNVAGTRTFCGSPTYDENGDINGCIKNGITVNNNALVKKDYNDTETWGGRAALKIDLDNNWTVTPTVLYQEQRSHGSYGYDPSLGDLKVQHFLPEYRRDRFIQGALTIEGKVGNWDITYAGAYLDRRDTQSSDYTDYAEAYDSLYQSHGGLANYFYYQDALGNTIAPLQRVLGTDHFKKMSQEFRVASPSTERLRIVAGAFYQRQSNLIHQDYQIAGLAPNLSVNGHPGTLWLTQQHRVDKDYAMFGEASFDILPTLTATAGARAYIYDNSLLGFFGFGRNPDAGDGGIPYTATPYNAAGSSRTGVAGCYLTNGQTLRDTVGAGQVPPPFAPAAVAGGPCTNLANISGTNLIPKRTQGQGATYKFNLTWKPSDQVMLYATWSRGFRPGGINRRGDVRDYAPDFLTNYEVGWKTTLLGGMLRFNGAVYQQNWDAFQFSFLGQNSFTVIENGPSARIRGVEMDANLSTGPLTLTAAGSYTDARTRQNLCLQADPTFTCSGLTEGGDQNLISAPKGTRLPITPEFKITGTARYTVPLGDSVKGYVQALVSHQSSASSDIRTAVYQTGTGLIINPAAELGRLRAYTTGNLALGAEIGSNYTIEVFAQNLWDVRGEISRFQECGSCGQRPYIVPITPRTIGIRAGAKF from the coding sequence ATGATCATTCGGGGGGCATGGGTGGCAAGTTTCAAGAACCGCACGTTGGTTATGCTTCTTGCTTCGGCCGCGCTGTCCAGCCCCGCCCTTGCTCAGACGACGGATCAACCGGCCACCCGTGCATCCAATGATGCGATGAGCGACATCATCGTCACCGCCCAGAAGCGCGATGAGAATATTCAGACCGTTCCGATTTCAATCCAGGCCTTGTCAACGCGCAAGCTGGATCAGCTCAATATCTCGAATTTCAACGAATATACTCAGCTTCTGCCATCGGTCGCCTTCCAGACTTCACAGCCGGGCGTGACGACTGTTTACATGCGCGGCGTCGCCTCCGGGGGCGACGGCAATCACTCCGGTTCGCTGCCTTCGGTCGGCAGCTATCTCGACGAACAGCCGGTGACGACGATCGGCGGCACCCTCGATATCCATATCTACGACGTCGCCCGCATCGAAAGCCTCTCCGGGCCGCAGGGCACGCTGTACGGCGCGTCGAGCGAGGCTGGCACGATCCGTATCATCACCAACAAGCCTGATACCGCTGGCTTTTACGGCCGCATCGATGGCGAATTGAACACTGTTCACAAGGGCGGCGTCGGCGGCAAGCTGGAAGGGATGATCAACACGCCCTTCTCCGAAAACGTCGCGCTGCGCGTGGTCGGCTTCTACCAGAAGGACGCCGGTTATATCGACAACGTCGCCGGTACGCGGACCTTCTGCGGTTCGCCGACCTATGATGAAAACGGGGATATCAACGGCTGCATCAAGAACGGGATCACCGTCAACAACAATGCGCTGGTAAAGAAGGATTATAACGACACCGAAACCTGGGGCGGCCGCGCCGCGCTGAAGATTGATCTCGACAACAATTGGACGGTGACGCCGACAGTACTTTACCAGGAGCAGCGCAGCCACGGCAGCTATGGCTATGATCCGTCGCTCGGCGATCTCAAGGTGCAGCATTTCCTGCCGGAATATCGCCGCGACCGCTTCATTCAGGGCGCGCTGACGATCGAGGGCAAGGTCGGCAATTGGGACATTACCTATGCCGGCGCCTATCTCGATCGCCGCGATACGCAGTCCAGCGATTATACCGATTACGCCGAAGCCTATGATTCGCTTTACCAATCGCACGGCGGCCTCGCGAATTATTTCTATTATCAGGATGCCCTCGGCAACACGATCGCCCCGCTCCAGCGCGTGCTCGGCACCGATCATTTCAAGAAAATGAGCCAGGAGTTCCGCGTTGCTTCGCCGAGCACGGAGCGGCTTCGTATCGTCGCGGGCGCTTTCTATCAGCGCCAGTCGAACCTGATTCATCAGGATTATCAGATTGCCGGGCTGGCACCCAATCTGTCGGTCAACGGCCATCCGGGCACCCTGTGGCTCACCCAACAGCATCGCGTTGACAAGGACTATGCGATGTTCGGCGAGGCAAGCTTCGACATTTTGCCAACGCTGACCGCCACGGCGGGCGCACGCGCCTATATCTACGACAATTCGCTACTTGGTTTCTTCGGCTTCGGGCGCAATCCGGATGCTGGCGACGGCGGCATTCCTTACACGGCGACCCCGTATAACGCGGCGGGAAGCTCTCGCACCGGCGTGGCGGGCTGTTATCTCACCAACGGGCAGACGTTGCGCGATACCGTGGGTGCCGGGCAGGTGCCGCCACCGTTCGCGCCGGCCGCGGTTGCCGGTGGCCCGTGCACCAACCTCGCCAATATCTCCGGTACCAACCTCATTCCCAAGCGGACGCAGGGGCAGGGGGCGACTTATAAATTCAACCTGACGTGGAAGCCGAGCGATCAGGTGATGCTCTATGCCACATGGTCGCGCGGTTTCCGCCCCGGCGGCATCAACCGGCGCGGCGACGTGCGGGATTATGCGCCCGACTTCCTGACCAATTACGAGGTCGGGTGGAAAACGACGTTGCTCGGCGGGATGCTGCGCTTCAACGGCGCGGTCTATCAGCAGAATTGGGATGCGTTCCAATTCTCCTTCCTTGGTCAGAACAGCTTCACGGTAATCGAGAACGGGCCGAGCGCGCGTATCCGTGGCGTGGAGATGGACGCGAACCTGTCGACCGGACCGCTCACGTTGACGGCTGCGGGGTCTTATACGGACGCCCGGACGCGCCAGAATCTGTGTCTTCAGGCCGATCCGACCTTCACCTGCTCCGGGTTGACTGAGGGGGGTGATCAAAACCTTATTTCGGCGCCCAAGGGCACGCGCCTGCCGATAACGCCCGAGTTCAAAATCACGGGAACGGCGCGATATACCGTTCCGCTGGGCGATAGCGTGAAGGGCTATGTCCAGGCGCTGGTGTCGCATCAAAGTTCGGCGTCGTCGGATATTCGGACCGCGGTTTATCAAACGGGCACCGGCTTGATCATCAATCCCGCCGCGGAGCTGGGACGGCTGCGCGCCTATACCACCGGCAATCTCGCGCTCGGCGCGGAAATCGGCAGCAATTATACGATCGAGGTTTTTGCGCAAAATCTGTGGGATGTGCGCGGCGAAATCTCACGTTTCCAGGAATGCGGGTCGTGCGGACAACGGCCCTATATCGTGCCGATCACGCCGCGGACCATCGGTATCCGCGCGGGCGCGAAGTTCTAG
- a CDS encoding PEPxxWA-CTERM sorting domain-containing protein yields the protein MRKLVVAAALSTVAMLGTAAPASAAAVFNLDNVKLVDGGTLSGTFTTSDDLATLIGFSITSSTNSGWPYGSYTGTTYTFGNATALFWNAAQGLSATFSNAKLNVFFNSPLTSTGTSLNQTTSETEKGYNRYLTSGSVSAVAGAVPEPATWAMMIAGFGLVGAAMRRRAVKVRFA from the coding sequence ATGCGTAAGTTGGTAGTTGCCGCAGCCCTTTCGACCGTTGCCATGCTCGGCACGGCAGCTCCCGCTTCAGCTGCGGCGGTGTTCAATCTCGACAATGTGAAGCTCGTCGACGGCGGAACGCTGTCCGGCACGTTCACCACGAGCGACGACCTCGCGACGCTTATCGGCTTCTCGATCACGTCGTCCACCAACAGCGGCTGGCCCTATGGCAGCTACACCGGGACTACCTATACGTTCGGCAACGCGACCGCGCTGTTCTGGAACGCCGCTCAGGGCCTGTCGGCGACGTTCTCGAACGCGAAACTCAACGTATTTTTCAACAGCCCGCTCACATCGACCGGCACCTCGCTGAACCAGACCACCAGCGAAACCGAGAAGGGCTATAATCGCTATCTGACTTCCGGCTCCGTTTCCGCCGTCGCGGGCGCCGTTCCCGAGCCGGCCACCTGGGCGATGATGATCGCGGGCTTCGGCCTGGTCGGCGCGGCGATGCGCCGCCGCGCGGTCAAAGTGCGGTTCGCCTGA